From Arachis stenosperma cultivar V10309 chromosome 2, arast.V10309.gnm1.PFL2, whole genome shotgun sequence, one genomic window encodes:
- the LOC130963471 gene encoding putative disease resistance protein RGA1 has product MHSTLIRLKSELSKSTHGKKVDEGMKERLLTVCSIFLDVAEDAEVKPENEGLRSMIEEVKDKCYDVMDLLEEVKVARVELCFCNPVPPSRRRLKRMVEELEDLSRHRDLSRSGGVAFFKPGPVADMGTGFQPRSHALYGRDYETEFLWIKLFDPFGNNNSFEDIRVISVVGAPGIGKTAVAKYAFQFPIVRYHFEIRAWISASEDLDLIKFLKVFIEIFTNDVVYNVETEVLQLRFRQIVEKKDALLCWTTSVRRTLSIEAKIPNELRSNITNICNGSPLNAESLGRFIYRRLPVEEWPEALKAADTLIKLWMAQGFISSSDQDGDDMEKQAWRCIKELLDRYIFEESKIDDNGNFKFRLEGRMGDFVKSYVRGEYQSRFLGYYEKKPTEEGLITRHYTLNVGVQASLPDSIPRAEKLHTLMILSDQYSFPDPINTANLLRRTKRLRALHLSSCSIKELPQNIAHLLHLRYLDLSFNHDLKKLPKAICSLLHLQTLNLNGCDSLQKLPKDIGKLVNLLYLEILWTTSLSYLPKGIATLTMLRRLNRFFGNSSANNSKACNLGDLENLNKIRRHITIDGLGAEADVSGAKKASLKNKKDLLGLELWFSFVGSERKDEAVLEALEAPPGLQGLGIFYYQGESFPNWMTALQNLTHVMLADCSNCSDLPPLGKLLALQSLTIKNMSKVNMVGSGFLGIQLNNAAAGAESSGSSSSEAFPKLQELCFEKLNNWENWIGIGDDGDCAKVIMPSLSSLSIINCSKLRTIPNYIKLKTNLSGGIKRCPSLDLSQHQLSSIFQGTTTTDKVVHNGSDKILTSL; this is encoded by the exons ATGCACTCTACATTGATCCGCCTAAAATCTGAGTTATCGAAAAGTACACATGGCAAGAAGGTGGATGAAGGAATGAAAGAAAGGCTGTTAACTGTGTGCAGTATTTTTCTGGATGTCGCTGAAGATGCAGAGGTGAAACCGGAGAATGAAGGTTTGAGGTCGATGATTGAAGAAGTAAAGGACAAATGCTATGACGTGATGGACCTACTGGAAGAAGTGAAGGTGGCACGAGTTGAGCTTTGTTTTTGTAATCCAGTCCCGCCAAGTCGTCGGAGGTTGAAACGCATGGTCGAGGAATTGGAAGACTTATCTAGACACCGGGACCTCTCCCGATCTGGAGGAGTTGCTTTTTTTAAGCCAGGGCCCGTGGCTGACATGGGAACCGGATTTCAACCACGTTCACATGCACTTTATGGGCGGGATTATGAAACAGAATTTCTGTGGATCAAGCTGTTCGACCCATTCGGAAACAACAACTCCTTTGAGGATATTCGAGTCATTTCCGTTGTAGGCGCTCCTGGAATAGGAAAGACTGCAGTGGCCAAGTATGCTTTTCAATTTCCAATAGTGCGGTATCATTTCGAAATCCGTGCATGGATATCTGCATCCGAGGATTTGGATCTGATAAAATTTCTCAAAGTCTTCATTGAGATTTTCACTAATGACGTGGTGTATAACGTTGAGACTGAAGTATTACAACTGAGATTTCGCCAAATCGTTGAGAAGAAAGATGCCTTGTTGTGCTGGACGACGTCAGTCAGGAGAACCCTCAGCATTG AAGCTAAAATCCCGAATGAACTTAGGAGCAACATTACAAATATATGTAATGGGTCACCACTCAACGCCGAGTCTCTTGGTCGTTTCATATACCGTAGACTACCCGTGGAAGAATGGCCAGAAGCACTGAAAG CTGCAGACACTCTCATTAAACTTTGGATGGCACAAGGATTCATTTCTTCTTCAGATCAAGATGGAGACGATATGGAGAAACAAGCTTGGAGATGCATAAAAGAATTGTTAGATCGTTACATCTTTGAAGAATCAAAAATAGATGATAATGGTAACTTCAAGTTCAGATTAGAGGGCCGGATGGGAGACTTTGTCAAATCCTATGTAAGAGGCGAATACCAAAGCAGGTTCCTTGGTTATTATGAGAAGAAGCCTACCGAGGAGGGTCTCATCACGCGGCATTATACCTTAAATGTTGGAGTTCAAGCTTCTTTGCCAGACTCCATTCCAAGGGCAGAGAAACTCCACACTTTGATGATTTTGTCCGATCAGTATTCCTTTCCAGATCCAATAAACACTGCTAATCTACTACGCCGTACCAAAAGGCTCAGGGCGCTACACTTGAGCTCATGTTCCATAAAAGAGCTTCCACAAAACATAGCACACTTGCTTCATCTAAGGTACCTTGACTTATCCTTCAATCATGATTTAAAGAAATTGCCTAAAGCAATATGCAGTTTGCTTCACTTGCAAACTCTAAATCTTAATGGATGTGATAGTCTTCAAAAGTTACCTAAAGACATTGGGAAATTAGTGAACCTACTATATCTTGAGATTCTTTGGACAACAAGTCTTAGCTACTTACCCAAGGGGATCGCGACTTTAACCATGCTCAGAAGATTGAATCGTTTCTTTGGCAATTCTAGTGCTAATAATAGCAAAGCTTGCAATCTTGGAGATTTGGAGAATCTAAACAAGATTAGAAGGCATATTACCATAGATGGGTTGGGTGCTGAAGCTGATGTCTCTGGTGCTAAAAAAGCAAGTCTGAAGAACAAGAAAGATTTGCTTGGCTTGGAACTCTGGTTTTCTTTTGTTGGATCCGAGCGAAAAGATGAAGCTGTGCTTGAAGCTTTGGAAGCGCCTCCTGGATTGCAAGGCCTTGGGATATTTTACTACCAAGGCGAATCGTTCCCCAATTGGATGACAGCATTGCAGAATCTGACACATGTGATGCTAGCTGATTGTAGTAACTGCAGTGATCTGCCTCCTCTTGGAAAACTGTTAGCACTTCAATCACTTACCATAAAGAATATGTCCAAAGTGAACATGGTTGGTTCTGGATTTCTTGGAATTCAGTTGAACAATGCTGCTGCTGGTGCTGAAAGTTCCGGTTCCTCATCTTCCGAGGCATTTCCAAAATTGCAAGAACTTTGCTTTGAAAAGCTGAATAACTGGGAAAACTGGATTGGAATAGGTGATGATGGCGATTGCGCAAAGGTCATCATGCCTTCGCTTTCTTCTTTGTCAATTATAAACTGCTCAAAACTAAGGACAATTCCAAACTACATAAAGCTGAAGACAAATTTGAGCGGTGGCATTAAAAGATGTCCTTCTCTTGATTTATCACAGCATCAG TTATCAAGTATCTTTCAAGGGACTACAACCACAGATAAAGTGGTACATAACGGATCTGATAAAATTCTTACTAGTTTATGA